The following coding sequences are from one Malaciobacter pacificus window:
- a CDS encoding tRNA threonylcarbamoyladenosine dehydratase, which yields MQYDRTIKLFGEETFEKFQNTKLILLGVGGVGSFALDALYNTGITDITIVDFDTYEESNMNRQMGSHGNIGRVKVDALKEKYPNVTPIHVKITPEWIDQHDFSSYDYILDAIDDVKPKVHLIKKHFTKVISTSGGAKRFDPSKIEYISIWDTYNDPFIRKIRNELKAQGFKKKFKVIFSSENPNCIEKGSFEGVTGSFGLMMASVTVQKILKKQKK from the coding sequence ATGCAATATGATAGAACTATAAAATTATTTGGTGAAGAAACTTTTGAGAAGTTTCAAAATACAAAACTTATTTTACTAGGAGTTGGAGGTGTAGGAAGTTTTGCACTTGATGCACTATATAATACAGGAATTACAGATATTACAATAGTTGATTTTGATACATACGAAGAGTCAAATATGAACAGACAAATGGGAAGTCATGGTAATATTGGAAGAGTTAAAGTTGATGCTTTAAAAGAAAAATATCCAAATGTTACGCCAATTCATGTAAAAATAACTCCTGAGTGGATTGATCAACATGATTTTTCATCATATGATTATATTTTAGATGCAATTGATGATGTTAAACCAAAAGTTCATTTAATCAAAAAACATTTTACAAAAGTAATTAGTACAAGTGGTGGAGCTAAAAGATTTGATCCTAGTAAAATTGAATATATTTCAATATGGGATACTTATAATGACCCATTTATTAGAAAAATAAGAAATGAGTTAAAAGCTCAAGGTTTTAAGAAAAAATTTAAAGTAATTTTTTCATCTGAAAACCCAAATTGTATTGAAAAAGGAAGCTTTGAAGGTGTAACTGGCTCATTTGGACTTATGATGGCATCGGTTACTGTACAAAAAATTTTGAAGAAACAAAAAAAATAA
- a CDS encoding TonB-dependent receptor plug domain-containing protein gives MRLILVFFLLLKILSAQDLQTLLDEFKYETSKQIANKTKKESLGHVVSFTQEDLEMMGVKTLKDILKILPKVSMQTNFFGASNLTYAGNPNSISTSMRLYIDDQELSSVQTLSPWLLYANYPMEHISHIEIYYGESTLHLGNEPAKLTIKLHTKRAYTVSGGILRSSISRQNSNSTTAVYGNDIDDTSLLFMLSHSNVNKYAHLSLKKDEYKLSSGFTKVQKENYLGLAYDLEPDYSKSEYDQYFLEFSKAFNEDLGKVYFSFNQTEKNSTEINQEGILLASEVDFNTFNLPKELDEDLTFRKYDFGLTNIFDFKNYSLYLGGAIKHKEYDINRRDITYFDNTTKSDVKYSNLKSETIYSILSEHSYKLNDSNILIANLKYDKYIKDNGFKNFDFLTSRLGYISALNENYSLKLFLTNTFTPPSMFEIDFASKQKKI, from the coding sequence ATGCGTTTAATTTTGGTATTTTTTCTTTTGTTAAAAATACTCTCTGCCCAAGATTTACAAACTCTACTTGATGAATTTAAATATGAAACTTCTAAACAAATAGCAAATAAAACAAAAAAAGAGTCTTTAGGACATGTTGTATCATTTACCCAAGAAGATTTAGAAATGATGGGTGTTAAGACACTAAAAGATATATTAAAAATATTGCCAAAAGTCTCTATGCAAACAAACTTTTTTGGAGCTTCAAATCTAACTTACGCAGGAAATCCAAATAGTATAAGTACATCTATGAGATTATATATAGATGATCAAGAGTTAAGCTCAGTTCAAACTCTATCACCTTGGCTTTTATATGCCAATTATCCAATGGAACATATAAGTCATATTGAAATATATTATGGAGAAAGTACCTTACATTTAGGTAATGAACCTGCAAAACTTACTATAAAGTTACATACAAAAAGAGCATATACTGTTTCAGGTGGTATATTAAGAAGTTCTATTTCAAGACAAAATTCAAACTCAACTACTGCTGTTTATGGAAATGATATTGATGATACTTCACTTTTATTTATGTTAAGCCACTCAAATGTAAATAAATATGCTCACTTATCTTTAAAAAAAGATGAGTATAAACTTAGTTCTGGTTTTACAAAAGTGCAAAAGGAAAACTATCTTGGACTTGCATATGATTTAGAACCTGATTATTCAAAAAGTGAATATGATCAATATTTTTTAGAGTTTTCAAAGGCTTTTAATGAGGACTTAGGAAAGGTCTATTTTAGTTTTAATCAAACTGAAAAAAACTCAACTGAGATAAATCAAGAGGGAATTTTACTAGCCTCTGAGGTTGATTTTAATACTTTTAATTTACCAAAAGAGCTAGATGAAGATTTGACATTTAGAAAATATGACTTTGGGCTTACAAATATTTTTGATTTTAAAAACTACTCTTTATACTTAGGTGGAGCAATAAAACACAAAGAGTATGATATAAATAGAAGAGATATAACTTACTTTGATAATACTACAAAAAGTGATGTTAAATATTCAAACCTCAAAAGTGAAACTATCTACTCAATACTAAGTGAACACTCTTATAAACTTAATGACTCAAATATATTAATTGCTAATTTAAAATATGATAAATATATTAAAGATAATGGCTTTAAAAACTTTGATTTTCTAACATCAAGACTTGGATATATATCAGCACTAAATGAAAACTATAGTTTAAAACTATTTTTAACAAATACTTTTACTCCACCTTCAATGTTTGAAATTGATTTTGCAAGTAAGCAAAAAAAGATCTAA
- the greA gene encoding transcription elongation factor GreA, with amino-acid sequence MDKEPMTNAGYTKVTKELEFLKKTERPETVIALDEARQLGDLKENAEYHAAKEKLKLIDVRIAELNDLISKAIIIDPSTLPHTKVSFGSTVDLVDCNSDEEFTYSIVGGVESSAQNGLISFNSPLAKQLLGKEEGEEITATLPGGNKTYEILAVYYKELEL; translated from the coding sequence ATGGATAAAGAACCAATGACAAATGCCGGTTACACTAAAGTAACTAAAGAATTAGAATTTTTGAAAAAAACAGAAAGACCTGAAACAGTTATTGCTTTAGATGAAGCAAGACAATTAGGTGACTTAAAAGAAAATGCAGAATATCATGCTGCAAAAGAGAAATTAAAATTAATTGATGTAAGAATTGCAGAATTAAATGACTTAATTTCAAAAGCTATTATTATTGATCCTTCAACACTTCCTCATACAAAAGTTAGTTTTGGTTCTACTGTTGATTTAGTAGATTGCAATAGTGATGAAGAGTTTACATACTCAATTGTTGGTGGAGTTGAATCAAGTGCACAAAATGGTTTAATCTCTTTTAACTCACCTTTAGCAAAACAACTACTTGGAAAAGAAGAGGGTGAAGAAATAACTGCAACTCTTCCTGGTGGAAATAAAACTTATGAAATATTAGCAGTGTATTATAAGGAGTTAGAACTATAA
- a CDS encoding EAL domain-containing protein — translation MAYFSTIYIEKNIESKILEISTNDVFEITNNTANEIKKIVLDNKEDLDLLLNEQKINKNEKSLFNLLDKKVALLKTNNIKYAYILYVDKNEIFRFISDAARGEEKAEINQKFDIDSKYWIEAYYTKKSKVIKHDYINELSLTYLKPIEIEDITLILSIDFSVKKIDEISSTISQVKLFLQLFWVLISILLVILMYQTFKFYKTKKISYIDRLTGIYSRNYLQDNEMFINLNDYIVCAIDVDYFKKVNDTYGHVVGDDILVQISNRIKNEIREKKDIFVRYGGEEFCLLIKKEKRFDPLELVEKIHNAIKNREFKVSNSERISLSVSIGVNLNPKKQRNFISAFKLADMALYNAKNKGRNSIEIYKEDHRNKDFLTINDIKDAIEDKRVVVYYQEIINEDENDKKRYYEALIRIIKDGQIYSPEKFLPTIKDTFISTKLTKELLSIIQTKILNSQENIQISINLTQQDLQNEPILNILKEFAKTSNIASKIALEIVETDEIISYEEITKTIMELKKLSYKIYIDDFGSGYSNFIYLSKINADAIKIDGSIISTINKDELSYLVAKNIMNFAKEADIDVIAEYVSSKEIYETVKSLGIKKFQGYYFSEPI, via the coding sequence ATGGCTTATTTTTCAACTATTTATATAGAAAAAAATATTGAATCAAAAATCTTAGAGATCTCTACAAATGATGTATTTGAAATAACAAATAATACAGCCAATGAAATAAAAAAAATTGTATTAGATAATAAAGAAGATTTAGATTTATTACTTAATGAACAAAAAATAAATAAAAATGAAAAATCACTATTTAATCTATTAGATAAAAAAGTAGCACTTTTAAAAACTAATAATATCAAATACGCATATATACTTTATGTTGATAAAAATGAAATATTTAGATTTATTTCAGATGCTGCAAGGGGTGAAGAGAAAGCTGAGATAAATCAAAAATTCGATATTGATTCAAAATATTGGATTGAAGCTTATTATACTAAAAAATCAAAAGTTATTAAACATGATTACATAAATGAACTCTCTTTAACATATTTAAAACCTATTGAGATTGAAGATATTACTTTGATTTTAAGCATTGATTTTTCTGTAAAAAAAATTGATGAAATCTCTTCTACGATTTCACAAGTAAAACTATTTTTACAACTATTTTGGGTATTAATATCAATCTTACTTGTGATACTTATGTATCAAACATTTAAGTTTTACAAAACTAAAAAAATATCTTATATTGATAGATTAACAGGTATTTATTCTAGAAACTATCTTCAAGATAATGAGATGTTTATCAATCTAAATGATTATATTGTTTGTGCAATTGATGTTGATTATTTTAAAAAAGTTAATGATACTTATGGACATGTAGTTGGTGATGATATTTTAGTTCAAATATCAAACAGAATTAAAAATGAGATTAGAGAAAAAAAAGATATATTTGTAAGATATGGGGGAGAGGAGTTTTGTTTACTTATTAAAAAAGAGAAAAGATTTGATCCTTTAGAGTTAGTAGAAAAAATTCATAATGCAATAAAAAATAGGGAATTTAAAGTCTCTAATAGTGAGAGAATCTCCCTAAGCGTATCAATAGGAGTAAACCTTAATCCTAAAAAACAAAGAAACTTTATAAGTGCATTTAAACTAGCTGATATGGCACTTTACAATGCCAAAAATAAAGGTAGAAACTCTATTGAGATATACAAAGAAGATCATAGAAATAAAGACTTTTTAACAATAAATGATATAAAAGATGCAATTGAGGATAAAAGGGTTGTGGTTTATTATCAAGAGATTATAAATGAGGATGAAAATGATAAAAAAAGATATTATGAAGCTTTAATTAGAATCATCAAAGATGGTCAAATATACTCTCCTGAAAAGTTTTTACCAACAATTAAAGACACATTTATATCAACTAAACTTACAAAAGAGTTATTAAGTATTATTCAAACAAAAATTTTAAATTCCCAAGAGAATATTCAAATTTCTATTAACTTAACTCAACAAGATTTACAAAATGAACCCATTTTAAACATATTAAAAGAGTTTGCAAAAACTAGTAATATTGCATCTAAAATCGCTTTAGAAATAGTAGAGACTGATGAAATAATATCATATGAAGAGATTACTAAAACTATAATGGAGTTAAAAAAACTATCTTATAAAATCTATATTGATGATTTTGGAAGTGGATACTCTAATTTTATTTATCTTTCAAAAATAAATGCTGATGCAATTAAGATTGATGGCAGTATTATTAGTACAATCAATAAGGATGAGTTATCTTATTTAGTAGCAAAAAATATAATGAATTTTGCAAAAGAGGCTGATATTGATGTAATTGCTGAATATGTAAGTTCTAAAGAGATATATGAAACTGTAAAATCACTTGGAATAAAAAAGTTTCAAGGTTACTACTTTAGTGAACCTATTTAG
- a CDS encoding chemotaxis protein CheV, which produces MSGISGSVEQMTQGHLRNVQQLAVFYTGHNSIYAINIAKVKAFIITEEVAINDTPKDSDVIAGIATIRGEPVTLINLDVWLGVKPLEIKDYKLIIYCEFNHKKIGFLVKDMLDIVEKTTDQLRHTEETNSKITYTTYVKVHDKDELCTVFNAEQLLKDIHFTDDGENEVQKYVDEKLHSDRVILAAEDSGVAREVLNKFFKKTGAKYEIYTNGSQLIKRLEELDPQDVGMILTDIEMPGTDGYQVASFVKNSKLYSEIPVIVNSSMTTDAVRGKMKQIGVDGFVGKTDIPTLFDYTKRFLLH; this is translated from the coding sequence ATGAGCGGTATTAGTGGTAGTGTTGAACAAATGACGCAAGGTCATTTAAGAAACGTTCAACAATTAGCTGTATTTTACACTGGTCATAATAGTATATATGCGATTAATATTGCAAAAGTAAAAGCGTTTATAATCACAGAAGAAGTTGCAATTAATGACACACCAAAAGATAGTGATGTTATTGCTGGTATTGCAACTATTAGGGGTGAGCCTGTAACACTTATCAATCTTGATGTTTGGTTAGGGGTTAAACCTTTAGAGATAAAAGATTATAAGCTTATTATTTATTGTGAATTTAATCATAAAAAAATTGGTTTCTTAGTAAAAGATATGCTTGATATTGTAGAAAAAACAACAGATCAATTAAGACATACAGAAGAGACAAATTCTAAAATCACATATACAACTTATGTAAAAGTTCACGATAAAGATGAACTTTGTACAGTATTTAATGCAGAGCAGTTATTAAAAGATATTCACTTTACTGATGATGGTGAAAATGAAGTTCAAAAATATGTAGATGAGAAACTACACTCAGATAGAGTTATTTTAGCAGCTGAAGATTCAGGAGTTGCTAGAGAAGTATTAAATAAATTCTTCAAAAAAACTGGTGCTAAGTATGAGATTTATACAAATGGTTCTCAACTAATAAAAAGACTTGAAGAGTTAGACCCACAAGATGTTGGTATGATTTTAACTGATATTGAAATGCCAGGAACTGATGGATATCAAGTGGCATCTTTTGTAAAAAATAGCAAGTTATATAGTGAAATTCCTGTAATTGTAAACTCATCAATGACTACTGATGCTGTAAGAGGTAAAATGAAACAAATTGGAGTTGATGGTTTTGTTGGTAAAACTGATATTCCAACACTTTTTGACTACACTAAGAGATTTTTATTACACTAA
- the argH gene encoding argininosuccinate lyase has protein sequence MSNTNNQILKNTNAQILDEFNASIMFDKELYAQDIKGSIAHSQMLCEQGVLTSDEQTAIETGLLQVKEEIESGNFEFTLATEDIHMAVESRLTEIIGEPGKKLHTARSRNDQVATDFRLYVQDKSVQLKNQLKQLVATFVDVASKHTTTLIPGMTHLQHAQPLNFGYHMLAYANMFKRDFERFESSYERNNYSPLGSAALAGTPHNIDRFSTCEKLGFSSPTNHAMDTVSDRDFALEILFNISTCMMHISRISEELILWSSYEFQFVRMSDEYATTSSIMPQKKNPDVPELLRGKTGRVYGNLISLLTVMKGLPLAYNKDTQEDKEGVFDSVKTAEISISILNEVIKTMIVNTDKMEDACKIGHLTATDLADFLVQKQNMAFRTAYYITKDVVAKANELGKDISELNIDEIRSANEELKDVSEEIVMYLDLRNSMNSRNSYGGTSSIQTENQIKYFEQWLEKN, from the coding sequence ATGTCAAATACAAACAATCAAATTTTAAAAAATACAAATGCTCAAATATTAGATGAATTCAACGCTTCTATTATGTTTGATAAAGAGTTATATGCTCAAGATATCAAAGGAAGTATTGCTCACTCACAAATGCTTTGTGAGCAAGGTGTTTTAACTAGTGATGAACAAACTGCAATAGAAACAGGACTTTTACAAGTTAAAGAAGAGATTGAATCAGGAAATTTTGAGTTTACACTAGCAACTGAAGATATTCATATGGCAGTTGAATCAAGGCTAACTGAAATCATAGGAGAACCAGGTAAAAAACTTCATACAGCAAGAAGTAGAAATGACCAAGTTGCAACTGATTTTAGACTTTATGTTCAAGATAAATCAGTTCAATTAAAAAATCAATTAAAGCAGTTAGTTGCTACTTTTGTAGATGTTGCATCAAAACATACAACAACTTTAATTCCTGGTATGACTCACTTACAACACGCTCAACCTCTTAACTTTGGTTATCACATGCTTGCATATGCAAATATGTTTAAAAGAGATTTTGAAAGATTTGAAAGCTCTTATGAAAGAAACAACTATTCACCACTTGGAAGTGCAGCCTTAGCAGGAACTCCACATAATATTGATAGATTTTCAACTTGTGAAAAACTAGGCTTTAGCTCTCCTACAAATCATGCTATGGATACAGTTTCAGATAGAGATTTTGCTTTAGAAATCTTATTTAATATCTCAACTTGTATGATGCATATTAGTAGAATTTCTGAAGAGTTAATTTTATGGTCTTCATATGAATTCCAGTTTGTTAGAATGAGTGATGAATATGCTACTACATCTTCAATCATGCCTCAAAAGAAAAACCCTGATGTACCAGAATTACTTAGAGGAAAAACAGGAAGAGTTTATGGAAACCTAATTTCACTTCTAACAGTTATGAAAGGTTTACCACTAGCATACAACAAAGATACTCAAGAAGACAAAGAGGGTGTTTTTGATTCTGTTAAAACAGCTGAAATTTCTATTTCTATTTTAAATGAAGTTATTAAAACTATGATTGTAAATACTGATAAAATGGAAGATGCTTGTAAAATAGGGCACTTAACTGCTACAGATTTAGCAGACTTTTTAGTTCAAAAACAAAATATGGCATTTAGAACAGCTTACTATATAACAAAAGATGTTGTAGCAAAGGCAAATGAACTAGGAAAAGATATTAGTGAATTAAATATTGATGAAATTAGAAGTGCAAATGAAGAATTAAAAGATGTAAGTGAAGAAATAGTTATGTATTTAGATTTAAGAAACTCAATGAACTCTAGAAATTCATACGGTGGAACATCATCAATTCAAACAGAAAATCAAATAAAATATTTTGAGCAATGGTTAGAAAAAAATTAA
- a CDS encoding NifS family cysteine desulfurase codes for MEVYLDNNATTMVDPKVFEEMKPFFCDIYGNPNSLHRFGAGTHPKMVEALNFLYEGINAADEDDIIITANATESINTVIKGVWIDKILNGDKKHIITTEVEHPAVTAACRFLQSQGVAVTYLGVNAEGTIDAQQVKDCIKDETALVSVMWANNETGKIFPIKEIGQICRDAGVLFHTDATQAIGKIPVDVQDCNVDYLSFSAHKFHGPKGIGGLYVRKSCALTPLLHGGEQMGGLRAGTVDVASMVGMGWAMKLATSTMALAYEKNHISKLRDKLESAILELPDTIVIGGTENRTPNTTLISIRGVEGESMLWDLNQKGIGASTGSACASEDLEANPVMNAFGSDSELAHTGVRFSLSRFTTEEQIDYAIEVIKNAVTRLRGISSSYAYAPASHASGL; via the coding sequence ATGGAAGTTTATTTAGACAATAATGCCACAACAATGGTTGACCCAAAAGTTTTTGAAGAAATGAAACCATTTTTCTGTGACATTTATGGTAATCCAAACTCACTGCACAGGTTTGGTGCTGGAACTCATCCAAAAATGGTTGAAGCATTAAATTTTTTATATGAAGGTATAAATGCAGCTGATGAAGATGATATTATTATTACAGCAAATGCAACAGAGAGTATTAATACTGTTATCAAAGGTGTTTGGATTGATAAAATTTTAAATGGTGATAAAAAACATATCATCACAACTGAAGTAGAGCACCCAGCTGTAACAGCAGCATGTAGATTTTTACAGTCTCAAGGTGTTGCAGTAACTTACTTAGGTGTAAATGCTGAAGGTACTATTGATGCACAACAAGTAAAAGATTGTATCAAAGATGAAACTGCATTAGTTTCAGTTATGTGGGCAAATAATGAAACAGGAAAAATTTTCCCAATTAAAGAGATTGGACAAATCTGTAGAGATGCAGGTGTATTATTCCACACTGATGCAACTCAAGCAATTGGTAAAATTCCAGTAGATGTTCAAGATTGTAATGTTGATTATTTATCATTCTCAGCTCACAAATTCCACGGACCAAAAGGTATTGGTGGATTATATGTAAGAAAATCATGTGCTTTAACTCCATTATTACATGGTGGTGAGCAAATGGGTGGTTTAAGAGCTGGTACTGTTGATGTTGCATCAATGGTAGGAATGGGATGGGCTATGAAATTAGCTACTTCTACAATGGCTTTAGCATATGAAAAAAATCATATTTCTAAATTAAGAGATAAATTAGAAAGTGCAATTTTAGAATTACCAGACACAATTGTTATTGGAGGAACTGAAAATAGAACTCCAAATACAACATTAATATCTATTAGAGGTGTTGAGGGTGAATCTATGTTATGGGATTTAAACCAAAAAGGAATTGGAGCATCAACTGGTAGTGCTTGTGCTAGTGAAGATTTAGAAGCAAACCCAGTTATGAATGCATTTGGATCTGATAGTGAATTAGCTCACACAGGTGTTAGATTTTCTTTAAGTAGATTTACAACTGAAGAGCAAATTGATTATGCAATTGAAGTTATTAAAAATGCAGTTACAAGATTAAGAGGAATTTCAAGCTCTTATGCATACGCGCCAGCATCACATGCATCTGGTTTATAA
- a CDS encoding iron-sulfur cluster assembly scaffold protein: MAKNDLISGSIWDEYSNQVVERMNNPKHQGEITEERAKELNAKLIIADFGAESCGDAVRLYWAVDESNDKILESKFKSFGCGTAIASSDVMAELCVGKTVDEAVKITNIDVEHALRDNPDTPAVPPQKMHCSVMAYDVIKKAAGEYKGVDMESFEEEEIICECARVSLATLKEVIKLNDLKTVEEITDFTKAGAFCKSCIKPGGHEEKDIYLVDILKDTRASMEEEKLKTAADASASGQASFDKMTLVQRIKAVDSVIDSDIRPMLVMDGGDMEIIDIKENLPHYDIYIRYLGSCSGCASGSTGTLYAIESVLQQKVDENIRVLPI; the protein is encoded by the coding sequence ATGGCAAAAAATGATTTAATTAGTGGTTCAATTTGGGATGAATATTCAAACCAAGTAGTTGAAAGAATGAACAACCCTAAACACCAAGGGGAAATTACTGAAGAAAGAGCAAAAGAGTTAAATGCAAAACTTATTATTGCAGATTTTGGTGCAGAATCTTGTGGTGATGCAGTAAGATTATACTGGGCAGTTGATGAGTCAAATGATAAAATTTTAGAATCAAAATTCAAATCTTTTGGTTGTGGTACTGCAATTGCATCTTCAGATGTTATGGCTGAATTATGTGTTGGAAAAACTGTTGATGAAGCTGTTAAGATTACAAATATTGATGTTGAGCATGCACTAAGAGATAATCCAGATACTCCAGCTGTTCCACCTCAAAAAATGCACTGTTCAGTTATGGCTTACGATGTTATTAAAAAAGCAGCAGGTGAGTACAAAGGTGTAGATATGGAGTCTTTTGAAGAAGAGGAAATTATCTGTGAGTGTGCTAGAGTTTCATTAGCAACTTTAAAAGAAGTTATTAAATTAAATGATTTAAAAACTGTTGAAGAGATTACTGACTTTACAAAAGCAGGTGCATTTTGTAAATCATGTATTAAGCCTGGTGGGCATGAAGAAAAAGATATTTATTTAGTAGATATTTTAAAAGATACTAGAGCTTCAATGGAAGAAGAAAAATTAAAAACTGCTGCTGATGCAAGTGCTTCAGGTCAAGCTAGTTTTGATAAAATGACTTTAGTTCAAAGAATTAAAGCAGTAGATTCTGTAATTGATTCTGATATTAGACCAATGTTAGTTATGGATGGTGGAGATATGGAAATCATCGATATTAAAGAAAACTTACCACACTACGATATCTATATTAGATATTTAGGTTCTTGTTCTGGATGTGCTTCTGGAAGTACTGGAACATTATACGCTATTGAGTCAGTTTTACAACAAAAAGTTGACGAAAATATTAGAGTATTACCAATCTAA